A single region of the Streptomyces vilmorinianum genome encodes:
- a CDS encoding site-2 protease family protein, with protein sequence MNQDDERGEKHRPQSGEAEPRPAAPNPTGGPTDPGTGKARRAEEPGGGILMGRPFGVPVYVAPSWFLVAALITWVFGDQIQRVLPDLGAARYLVSLFFAIAFYASVLVHELAHTVVALRYKLPVRRIQLQFFGGVSEIEKETETPGREFVLAFVGPLFSLVLAGLFYLTLYAVEPGTVPGVLLAGLMISNLIVAVFNLLPGLPLDGGRMLRAVVWKITGKPMSGTVAAAWVGRALAVAVLIGLPLLTRTGLLGNSTDDISGMDTVTDALLAAILAAIIWTGAGNSLRMARLREHLPELRARTLTRRAIPVEPTTPLSEALRRANEAGARALVVVDGIGDPTGLVRETAIAGVPQHRRPWVAVSALAQDLTDGMRVPAELTGQPLLDHLRASPATEYLVVEETGEIYGVLSTADVERAFVRAMARPSS encoded by the coding sequence GTGAACCAGGACGACGAGCGCGGCGAGAAGCATCGGCCGCAGTCCGGCGAAGCGGAACCCAGGCCCGCGGCACCGAACCCCACCGGAGGCCCCACCGACCCCGGCACCGGCAAAGCCCGGCGGGCCGAGGAACCCGGCGGAGGCATCCTCATGGGCCGCCCCTTCGGCGTGCCCGTCTACGTCGCCCCCAGCTGGTTCCTCGTCGCCGCACTGATCACCTGGGTCTTCGGCGACCAGATCCAGCGCGTCCTGCCCGACCTCGGCGCCGCCCGCTACCTGGTCTCCCTCTTCTTCGCCATCGCCTTCTACGCCTCCGTCCTGGTCCACGAACTCGCGCACACGGTCGTCGCGCTCCGCTACAAACTCCCGGTGCGCCGCATCCAGCTCCAGTTCTTCGGCGGCGTCTCCGAGATCGAGAAGGAGACCGAGACCCCCGGCCGCGAGTTCGTCCTCGCCTTCGTCGGCCCGCTGTTCTCGCTCGTCCTCGCCGGCCTCTTCTACCTCACGCTGTACGCCGTCGAACCCGGCACCGTCCCCGGTGTCCTCCTCGCCGGCCTGATGATCTCCAATCTGATCGTCGCGGTCTTCAACCTGCTGCCCGGCCTCCCGCTCGACGGCGGCCGCATGCTCAGGGCCGTCGTCTGGAAGATCACCGGCAAGCCCATGAGCGGCACCGTCGCCGCCGCCTGGGTCGGCCGCGCGCTCGCCGTCGCCGTCCTCATCGGCCTGCCCCTCCTCACCCGCACCGGGCTCCTGGGCAACTCCACCGACGACATCAGCGGCATGGACACCGTCACCGACGCCCTGCTCGCCGCCATCCTCGCCGCGATCATCTGGACCGGCGCCGGCAACAGCCTGCGCATGGCCCGGCTCCGCGAACACCTCCCCGAGCTGCGCGCCCGCACCCTCACCCGGCGCGCCATCCCCGTCGAGCCGACCACCCCGCTCTCCGAGGCCCTGCGCCGCGCCAACGAGGCCGGAGCCCGCGCCCTCGTCGTCGTCGACGGCATCGGCGACCCCACGGGCCTCGTCCGCGAGACCGCCATCGCAGGCGTCCCCCAGCACCGCCGTCCCTGGGTCGCCGTCAGCGCCCTCGCCCAGGACCTCACCGACGGCATGCGGGTCCCGGCCGAACTCACCGGCCAGCCTCTCCTCGACCACCTGCGCGCCAGCCCCGCCACCGAATACCTGGTCGTCGAGGAGACCGGCGAGATCTACGGAGTCCTCTCCACCGCCGACGTGGAACGCGCCTTCGTCCGGGCCATGGCAAGACCCTCCTCGTAA
- a CDS encoding tRNA (adenine-N1)-methyltransferase, giving the protein MSEPTGAARRRGPFKVGDQVQLTDPKGRHYTFTLEAGKNFHTHKGSFPHDELIGAPEGSVVRTTGNVAYLALRPLLPDYVLSMPRGAAVVYPKDAGQILAFADIFPGARVVEAGVGSGSLSSFLLRAIGDSGMLHSYERREDFAEIAKGNVERYFGGPHPAWQLTVGDLQDNLSDTDVDRVILDMLAPWECLEAVSKALVPGGILCCYVATTTQLARTVESIREFGCYAEPQPWESMIRNWHVEGLAVRPDHRMIGHTGFLVTARRLADGVEPPMRRRRPAKGAYGEDYEGPNKG; this is encoded by the coding sequence ATGTCCGAACCGACCGGTGCCGCCCGCCGTCGCGGGCCCTTCAAGGTCGGGGACCAGGTCCAGCTCACCGACCCCAAGGGACGCCACTACACGTTCACGCTCGAGGCCGGGAAGAATTTCCACACCCACAAGGGTTCCTTCCCCCACGACGAGCTGATCGGTGCTCCCGAGGGCAGTGTTGTCCGTACCACGGGAAACGTCGCCTACCTCGCGCTGCGCCCCCTGCTCCCCGACTACGTCCTGTCCATGCCCCGCGGCGCCGCCGTGGTCTACCCCAAGGACGCGGGGCAGATCCTGGCCTTCGCCGACATCTTCCCCGGCGCCCGCGTCGTCGAGGCAGGGGTGGGCTCGGGGTCGCTCAGCAGCTTCCTGCTCCGCGCCATCGGCGACAGCGGCATGCTGCACTCCTACGAGCGCCGCGAGGACTTCGCCGAGATCGCCAAGGGCAACGTGGAGCGCTACTTCGGCGGCCCGCACCCCGCCTGGCAGCTCACCGTCGGCGACCTCCAGGACAACCTGTCCGACACCGACGTCGACCGCGTCATCCTGGACATGCTCGCCCCCTGGGAGTGCCTGGAGGCCGTCTCCAAGGCGCTCGTCCCCGGCGGCATCCTCTGCTGCTACGTGGCGACCACCACCCAGCTCGCGCGCACCGTGGAGTCCATCCGCGAGTTCGGCTGCTACGCCGAACCGCAGCCGTGGGAATCCATGATCCGCAACTGGCACGTGGAAGGCCTGGCCGTCCGCCCGGACCACCGGATGATCGGCCACACCGGCTTCCTCGTCACCGCCCGCCGCCTCGCGGACGGCGTCGAGCCCCCGATGCGCCGCCGGCGCCCCGCCAAGGGCGCGTACGGCGAGGACTACGAAGGCCCCAACAAGGGCTGA
- a CDS encoding response regulator, with product MAIRVLLVDDQPLLRTGFRMILEAEQDIAVVGEAGDGLQALDQVRALQPDVVLMDIRMPRMDGVEATRQITGPGRDGPAKVLVLTTFDLDEYVVEALRAGASGFLLKDAPANELVQAIRVVAAGEAMLAPSITRRLLDKYSAHLPSGDEQVPDTLNTLTEREVEVLKLVARGLSNAEIAADLFVSETTVKTHVGHVLTKLGLRDRVQAAVYAYESGLVRPGAQ from the coding sequence GTGGCCATCCGCGTTCTACTGGTCGATGACCAGCCGCTGCTGCGCACCGGTTTCCGGATGATTCTGGAGGCGGAGCAGGACATCGCGGTCGTCGGTGAGGCCGGGGACGGTCTTCAGGCTCTGGACCAGGTGCGGGCGTTGCAGCCCGATGTGGTGCTGATGGACATCCGGATGCCCCGCATGGACGGCGTGGAGGCGACGCGGCAGATCACGGGCCCGGGCCGGGACGGTCCGGCGAAGGTGCTCGTGCTGACGACGTTCGATCTGGACGAGTACGTGGTGGAGGCGCTGCGGGCGGGGGCGAGCGGCTTCCTGCTGAAGGACGCGCCGGCCAATGAGCTCGTGCAGGCGATCCGGGTGGTCGCGGCGGGCGAGGCGATGCTGGCGCCGTCGATCACGCGCCGTCTCCTGGACAAGTATTCGGCGCATCTGCCGTCCGGTGACGAGCAGGTTCCGGACACGCTGAACACGCTGACCGAGCGTGAGGTCGAGGTGCTGAAGCTGGTGGCGCGCGGGCTGTCCAACGCGGAGATCGCGGCGGACCTGTTCGTCAGCGAGACGACGGTGAAGACGCATGTGGGCCATGTGCTGACGAAGCTGGGGCTGCGTGACCGGGTGCAGGCGGCGGTGTACGCGTACGAGAGCGGTCTGGTCCGCCCGGGCGCCCAGTAG
- a CDS encoding RecB family exonuclease: MSTSEQPPVEARTPTSLSPSRASDFMQCPLLYRFRVIDRLPEKPSEAATRGTLVHAVLERLFDDPALERTAPRAKAMIPGQWDRLLESRPELGELFAEDAEGERLSRWLTEAEQLVERWFTLEDPTRLEPAERELFVETELESGLRLRGVIDRIDVAPTGEVRIVDYKTGKAPRPEYSEGALFQMKFYALVIWRLKRVVPRRLQLVYLGSGDVLTYDPVETDLLRVERKLLALWEAIRLATETGEWRPRPTKLCGWCDHRAVCPEFGGTPPVYPLEIRREIGREAERGNELGIEREIVSARPPESGESGQGRMGPFEPAP; the protein is encoded by the coding sequence ATGAGTACGAGCGAGCAGCCGCCCGTGGAGGCCCGGACGCCCACGTCGTTGTCGCCTTCGCGGGCGAGCGACTTCATGCAGTGTCCCCTGCTGTACCGGTTCCGGGTGATCGACAGGCTGCCGGAGAAGCCGAGCGAGGCGGCGACGCGGGGCACGCTGGTGCACGCGGTCCTCGAGCGGCTCTTCGACGATCCGGCGCTGGAGCGGACGGCGCCCCGGGCGAAGGCCATGATTCCGGGGCAGTGGGACCGCCTCCTGGAGTCGCGGCCGGAGCTGGGCGAGCTGTTCGCGGAGGACGCCGAGGGCGAGCGTCTCTCGCGCTGGCTGACCGAGGCGGAGCAGCTGGTCGAGCGGTGGTTCACGCTGGAGGATCCGACGCGTCTGGAGCCGGCCGAGCGTGAGCTGTTCGTGGAGACGGAGCTGGAGTCGGGGCTGCGGCTGCGCGGTGTGATCGACCGGATCGACGTGGCGCCGACGGGCGAGGTGCGGATCGTCGACTACAAGACGGGCAAGGCGCCGCGGCCGGAGTACAGCGAGGGCGCGCTGTTCCAGATGAAGTTCTACGCGCTGGTGATCTGGCGGCTGAAGCGGGTCGTGCCGCGCCGGCTCCAGCTGGTCTACCTGGGCAGCGGCGATGTGCTGACGTACGACCCGGTGGAGACGGATCTGCTGCGGGTGGAGCGCAAGCTGCTGGCGCTGTGGGAGGCGATCCGGCTGGCGACGGAGACGGGCGAGTGGCGGCCGCGTCCGACGAAGCTGTGCGGCTGGTGCGACCACCGGGCGGTCTGCCCGGAGTTCGGGGGGACTCCCCCGGTGTATCCGCTGGAGATCCGGAGGGAGATCGGTCGGGAGGCCGAGCGGGGGAACGAGCTGGGGATCGAGCGGGAGATCGTTTCCGCGCGCCCGCCGGAGTCGGGCGAATCGGGGCAGGGCAGAATGGGCCCGTTCGAGCCCGCGCCCTGA